The Streptomyces sp. NBC_01439 genome contains the following window.
GCTCCGGCGACCGCTCCGGCGACCGCGCCGGCGGCAGACTGACCGCAGCCACCCCTTCGATCGGGCGCCCGGCGAACGACAACCGCCCATGTGGAGGTTGCGCGAGTCGGGCGCCCGGCGGCACGTGCGGGCACCGGGCGTTCGCCACCGGTCACCGAGGGCCCGCCGACGGCGAGCCGGCCCGTGGAAGGGTGAACCCCCGACGGGGATTCCCGATTCCGATTGACCCCGCGCGCTTCCCCGCTGGAAGCTGATGACCTCTCAAAGCGCCTTGAGGTGGGGGACATTGACCAGTCAGAACCTACACATCGGTCCGGACGCGGCGGCCGACCGATACCGTCTGCTCCGCTCGATCGGACGCGGTGGGGAGGCCGTGCTCTATCTCGCCGAGATCGAACTCGCCGGCGGATCCGAGCCCGTGGTCGTCAAAGTGCTCGACTCCAAGACGACCATCACGCCGGACGTCTTCGACCGGATCAGCCAGAAGTGGAACGAGCAGGCCGAGCTGCTGCGGTTCGTCCACCGGCCCGGCGTCGTGGGCGTGCGCGAGCACTTCGAGGGACCGCCGATCCACCGGCCCGGGGAGTCCTCGACCCTGAGCGGGCGGGCGCTCGTCCTCGTCATGAACCACGTGGACGGGCTCGACCTGCGGGACTGGCGGGCCGAGCGGACGCTGGCCACCGCCGCCGAACGGCGCGAGGTGATGCGCACCCTGGAGCAGCTCGCCGACGTCCTGGACTGGCTGCATTCGGGGAAGGCCACCCCGTCCGGGCGCCAGGTCGTCCACGGCGACCTCTCCCCCGGCAACGTGATGGTCGATGCGTACGGGCAGGCCACCCTGGTGGACTTCGGCCTCAGCAAGCTGACCGCCGACCACCAGACGGCCGAGGTCTGGTTCACCCCGGGCTACGCGGCGCCCAAGGTCTTCGACGGCAAGCGGACCCCGGGCACGGACCGGTACGCCTTCGGGGCGATCGCGTACTTCCTGCTGAGCGGGGAGTCCCCGCCCGCCACGCCCGAGCAGCTGGCACGGGCACTGACCGCACTGCCGCAGATCGCCGTACTGGACGCCGAGCAGCGGGCGCGGATCACCGCGATCTACTCGGCCGACCCGGGGAAGCGGCCGGTGAACCTGGCCGGCTGGATGAAGGACATCCGCCGTGCGGTGGTGTCGACGACCACCGCGACCTCGCAGCGGGCCGCCCAGGAGGCTCCGCCAAGGCCGGCCGCCCCGCCGCCACCGGTGGTCCCGCCGCAGCCCGTCACCGCGCCGTCGGTGGCGGCGCCGCCCGTGTACGCCCCGACGGCACGGTCCGTACAGCCCGTACAGCCGGAGCCGGCCACGGCTCCGATCCCCGGACCCGCGCCCGTCCCCGGACCCGGCCCGCAACCGGAGCCGGTGCAGGCCCAGGTGCCCGCCGGGTACGGGCCCACCTACAACCTGACCCCGGCCGCCGCTCCCGTCCCCGAGCCGACGCGTCCCGCCAAGCGGCGGCGGACCGGTCTGGTCCTCGGCTCGGTGGCCGCCGTGCTGGTGCTGGCCTCCCTCGCCGTCGTCGGCGTACGGCTCCTGGGCGACAAGGACAAGGAGAACTCCGCGGGGGGCGAGAAGCCCGGCGGGACGAGCGCGCCGTCGGCGTCGGCGTCGGCCTCCGCGCCGTCGGCGCGGGCGACCGAATCCGCCGACCCCGCACCCTCCGAGGCCGCTCCCGGGGGATCCGCCACGGCGGAGGCCTCGTCGAGCCCCGGAACGCCGGGTTCGGTGAAGGACAGCAACGTGGCCGATCTGACCGTGCTGTCGTCGGTCGGAGCGGTCCGGCACTTCGAAGTCGGCTCCGCCAAGCTGAACACGAAGGAGTACGGAGCCGCCCTCCTCGGCAGCTGCTACTACGGAGCGACGATCGAGTACGACGTGAACCGCGCCTGGTCCGCGCTGGAGTTCACCGTGGGCGTCGACGACGGCTCGACCATGGAACAGGCCCGCGTGAGCATCTCCGTGGACGACAAGCCCGCCCTCTTCTCCGAGGCGGTCCACCTGGGCAAGCCGATCACCAAGTCCCTGGACATCAAGGGGGCCCTGCGGCTGCGTCTGAAGGTGGAGGAGAGTTGCCGCAACGACGGCAACGCCGTCATCGCCGCCCCGGTCCTCAAGCGCTGACGACAGCGGCCTGCGCCGCCGGGCTCCCGGACGAGGAGCTGGACGACCGCGAGGTGCACCGGACGGCGCTGGGGGTCATCGAGCGGTTCTTCGGGCTCTCGCTGCCGAAGGAACCGATCGTGCACGGCACCCTGCCGGCCGTCGTATGGGAATCGGGGTTCCCGAAGCCGGCCCGGGACTGATCCGGGCCTCAGCCCACGCCGAGGTCGACGCGCATGGCCGCCCTCATCTCCCGGAGCGGGTCCCAGATCCCCTGCTGCGCCTCCACCGCCGACTCCATCGACTCCCCCGCCTCCGGTGCGCCCCGCTCCAGGCGTTTGACCTGCCCGTAGACGGCGGTCAGGGCGTGGTGGACCACCGTCGCGAGCGCGAGGACCGGGTCGGGGGCGATCATCTGCGCCTCGGAGTACCGGTCGCGGAAGGCGTTCTTCGCGGCGTCGAGCGCGGCCCGGTCGGCGTCCGCGACCACGCGTTCCCGCAAGGTGTGCAGGTGCTGGTTGAGTGCGGTGGTGAATTGCCGGGCGTCCCGGTTGAGGTCCGCGTAACACGTGCGCCGCAGCGCCCGGTTCTCGCGCCTCTCCTCGTGGGCGCGCACGAGCTCGATCTCACGGCGCTTCGCGCGCTCCGCTCCCCGCTGGGTGAGCAGCGCGCCGCCCAGCGTGCCCGCTACGCCCGCCACCGCGATGACCATCGCACCGATCTCCACCGGCGCACCCCCCGATTCCACCGACCGCGCGCCCGTCGTACGCGATCACCCCGTACCCAGTCTGAACGACGGCGGCCCCGCACCGGGAGATTCGGTGCGGGGCCGCCGTACGTGAACAGGATTACTCCGAGACGCCCAGGCGCTCCAGGATGAGCTCCTTGACGCGCGCGGCGTCGGCCTGGCCGCGGGTGGTCTTCATGACCGCTCCGACCAGGGCGCCGACAGCGGCGATCTTGCCGCCGCGGATCTTGTCGGCGATGGCCGCGTTGCCCGCGATGGCCTCGTCCACGGCCGCGCCGAGCGCGCCCTCGTCCGAGACGACCTTCAGGCCGCGCTGCTCGACGACCTCGTCCGGGGTGCCCTCACCGGCGAGGACGCCTTCGAGGACCTTGCGGGCCAGCTTGTCGTTGAGCGAACCGTCGGCGACCAGGGCCGCGACCCGGGCCACCTGGACCGGGGTGATCGGCAGCTCGTCGACGACGACGCCCTGCTCGTTGGCGTTGCGGGCCAGCTCGCCCATCCACCACTTGCGCGCGGCGGTCGAGTCGGCGCCGGCCTCGATCGTGGCGACGATGGAGTCCACCGCACCCGCGTTGAGGATCGACTGCATGTCGTGCTCGCTGACGCCCCACTCCTCGCGGAGCCGGTTGCGGCGCACGCGCGGCATCTCGGGCAGACCGCCGCGCAGCTCCTCGACCCAGTCGCGGGCCGGGGCGACGGGGACCAGGTCGGGCTCCGGGAAGTACCGGTAGTCCTCGGCGTTGTCCTTGATGCGGCCGGCCGTGGTGGAGCCGTCCTCCTCGTGGAAGTGCCGGGTCTCCTGCACGATCGAACCGCCCGACGAGAGCACCGCCGCGTGGCGCTGGATCTCGAAGCGGGCCGCGCGCTCGACGGAACGCAGGGAGTTGACGTTCTTCGTCTCCGAGCGGGTGCCGAACTCGGACTCGGGGGTCGGGCGCAGCGACAGGTTCACGTCACAGCGCATCTGGCCCTTGTCCATGCGGGCCTCGGAGACGCCGAGCGCCTTGATGACCTCGCGCAGCTCGGCGACGTACGCCTTGGCGACCTCGGGGGCCCGCTCGCCCGCGCCCTCGATGGGCTTGGTGACGATCTCGATGAGCGGGATGCCGGCGCGGTTGTAGTCCAGCAGGGAGTGGGACGCGCCGTGGATGCGGCCGGTGGCGCCGCCGACGTGCAGCGACTTGCCGGTGTCCTCCTCCATGTGGGCGCGCTCGATCTCCACGCGGAAGATCTCGCCGTCCTCCAGCTGGACGTCCAGGTAGCCGTTGAAGGCGATGGGCTCGTCGTACTGGGAGGTCTGGAAGTTCTTCGGCATGTCCGGATAGAAGTAGTTCTTCCGGGCGAAGCGGCACCACTCGGCGATCTCGCAGTTCAGCGCGAGGCCGATCTTGATGGCGGACTCGACGCCGATCGCGTTGACGACCGGCAGGGAGCCGGGCAGACCGAGGCAGGTCGGGCAGGTCTGCGAGTTGGGCTCCGCGCCCAGCTCGGTGGAGCAGCCGCAGAACATCTTGGTCTTGGTGCCGAGCTCGACATGGACCTCAAGGCCCATGACGGGGTCGTACGAGGCGAGAGCGTCCTCGTACGAGAGCAGTTCGGTGAAGGTGGTCACGGTGAAACTTTCCCTCTCAGCCCAGCAGGACGTCGTCGTCGCCCAGGCGCTTCAGCTCGCGGTACAGGATCGCGAGGCCGGTGACGATGGCGGCGGCGGACACGGCGGCGTCGACCAGCTTCAGCACGTCGTGCTCGCTGCGGGCCTTCTTGACCTGCTTGATCACGCTGATCGCGCCGAAGGCGGTGGTGCCGATCGACAGGTAGGTGCCGGTCTTGGACTTCTTGAAGCCCTTGGCCTTGGTCAGTGCACTGGTGCTCACAGGGACGGTGCCTCCTCAAGCAGCGGGTGACCCCAGCGTGCGACGAAGGCCGCCTCCACGGCGGCACCGACCTTGTAGAGCCGGTCGTCCTTCATCGCCGGGGCGATGATCTGGAGCCCGACCGGGAGACCGTCCTCCGGTGCCAGGCCGCAGGGGAGCGACATGGCGGAGTTGCCGGCCAGGTTGGTCGGGATGGTGCACAGGTCCGCGAGGTACATGGCGAGGGGGTCGTCGGTGCGCTCGCCGATGGGGAAGGCGGTGGTCGGGGTCGTCGGGGAGACGATCACGTCGACCTGCTCGAAGGACTTCTCGAAGTCCTGCGTGATGAGCGTGCGGACCTTCTGGGCGGAGCCGTAGTACGCGTCGTAGTAGCCGGAGCTGAGTGCGTACGTACCGAGGATGATGCGGCGCTTGACCTCGTCGCCGAAGCCGGCTTCGCGGGTCATGGCGGTGACGTCCTCGGCGGACTTCGTGCCGTCGTCGCCGACGCGCAGGCCGTAGCGCATGGCGTCGAAGCGGGCCAGGTTGGAGGAGCACTCGGACGGCGCGATCAGGTAGTACGCGGCCATCGCGAGGTCGAAGGAGGGGCAGTCCAGCTCGACGATCTCGGCGCCGAGCTCCTTGAGGAGCTCCACCGACTCGTTGAAGCGCTGGACGACGCCGGCCTGGTAGCCCTCACCGGCGAACTGCTTGACGACACCGACGCGCATGCCGGCGACGGAGCCGTTGCGGGCCGCCTCGACGACCGGCGGGACCGGGGCGTCGATGGAGGTGGAGTCGAGCGGGTCGTGGCCGGCGATCACCTCGTGCAGCAGGGCCGCGTCCAGGACCGTACGGGCGCAGGGCCCGCCCTGGTCGAGGGAGGAGGAGAAGGCGACCATGCCGTAGCGGGAGACACCGCCGTACGTGGGCTTCACGCCGACCGTGCCCGTGACGGCGGCGGGCTGGCGGATGGAGCCGCCGGTGTCCGTGCCGATCGCGAGCGGGGCCTGGAAGGCGGCGAGGGCCGCCGCGGAGCCGCCGCCGGAGCCGCCGGGGATCCGGGTGAGGTCCCAGGGGTTGCCGGTGGGGCCGTAGGCGCTGTTCTCGGTGGAGGACCCCATGGCGAACTCGTCCATGTTGGTCTTGCCGAGGATCACGACGTCGGCTTCCTTCAGCTTGCGCGTCAGGGTGGCGTCGTAGGGCGGGATCCAGCCTTCGAGGATCTTCGAACCGACGGTCGTCGGGACCCCGACGGTGGTGAAGATGTCCTTGAGGGCGAGGGGTACGCCGGCCAGCGGGCCGAGCTTCTCGCCGGCCTCGCGCTTGGCGTCGACGGCGCGGGCCTGGGCGAGCGCGCCCTCGCGGTCCACGTGCAGGAAGGCGTTGACCTTCTCGTCGGTGGCGTCGATGCGGGCCAGGTGGGCCTCGGTCACCTCGACGGCCGTGAGCTCGCCGGAGGCGATCTTCTCGGCGGTCTCGGCGGCCGTGAGCTTGATGATGTCGACCATGGTTGTTAGTCCTCCCCCAGGATCTGCGGCACCTTGAAACGCTGCTGCTCCTGGGCGGGAGCACCGGAGAGCGCCTGCTCGGGGGTGAGCGACGGACGGACCTCGTCCGCGCGCATGACGTTCGTCAGCGGCAGCGGGTGGGAGGTCGGCGGGACGTCTTGGTCGGCGACCTCGGAAACGCGGGCGACCGCGCCGATGATGTCGCCGAGCTGTCCGGCGAAGTGATCCAGCTCGTTGCTGGACAGCTCAAGGCGCGCCAGCCGAGCGAGGTGGACGACCTCCTCGCGCGTAATGCCAGGCATGCAGCGATCCTCTGGGGGTGGGTGGATGTGTAGTTTCGGTCCCAATCCTATGGGGCCGGGCGCTCGGCCCGCGAAACGGTTTGGAGCGGACCGCTGCGCGGGACCCGGCGGGGCTGAAAGATCCGGGGCTCCGCCCCGAACCCCGCGCCTCAAACGCCGGCGGGGCTGGATTTGGCTGATACCGCCGGCCAGGTACGGCTGGACCGCCGCGCAGTGGAAATTTCAGCCTCGCCGGCGTTTGAGGCGCGGGGTCTGGGGCGGAGCCCCGGCAGCAGCACCGCAGGGTCAGACCGCGTCGGCCTCCGCGGCGGCGAGCTCCGCCGTGATGTCCGCCGGGCGGCGCCAGCCGCGCTCGCCGCGGGCCAGGAGCCAGGCGGTGGCCTCCGGCGGCGGCATGGCTGCGGCGACCAGCCAGCCCTGGACGGCGTCGCAGCCCAGGTCCCGCAGCCGCTCCCACGTCTCGTCGTCCTCCACGCCCTCCGCGACGACCAGCAGGCCGAGCGAGTGCGCGAGGTCCACCGTGCAGCGGACGATCTCCGCGTCCTGCGCATCGACCGCCAGCCGGCCGACGAAGGACCGGTCGATCTTCAGCTCGCTGACCGGCAGGCGGCGCAGGTGGACGAGCGAGGAGTAGCCAGTGCCGAAGTCGTCCAGGGACATCTTCACTCCGTGACCGGTGAGTCCGGCCATGGTGTCGGCCGCCCGCTGGGGGTCTTCCAGCAGGACGTGTTCCGTTATCTCCAGCTGCAGCCCGCTCGCCGGGACCCCGTGACGGGCCAGTCGCGCGGCGACCGCGCCCGCGAAGCCCGGGGTGTGGACGTCGCGGGGCGATACGTTGACGGCCACCGGGACCTTGAGGCCCTGGGCCCGCCACCGGGCCACCTGGGCGAGGGCGGTCTCCAGTACGTACTCCGTCAGGTGCGGCATCAGCCCGGAGGTCTCGGCGATCGCGATGAACTCGTCCGGGGACACCCTGCCGCGCTCCGGGTGCACCCATCGCACCAGGGCTTCGAGCCCGGCGACCTGGCCGTCGAAGCGGACCTTCGGCTGGTAGTGGAGTTCCACTTCCCCGGCGTCGAGGGCCCTGCGGAGGTCGCCGAGCAGGCCGAGGCGGTCGGGGGTGTTGCTGTCCCGCTTGGACTCGTACACCTCGACGCCGGTGCGGTCGCGCTTGGCCTGGTACATCGCCACGTCCGCGCGCCGCAGCAGCCCTTCCGCGTCGAGCGCGTGGTCGGGGAAGACGGCGAGGCCGGCGCTGGCCTCCAGGACGAGCGTGAGGCCGTCCAGGTCGAGGGGGGAGCTGAGGTCCGCGACCAGGTGACGGGCGATGCGCTGGGCGCTGGTGGTGGAGTCGGCGAAGGGGAGCAGGACGGCGAACTCGTCGCCGCCGAGCCGGGCCGCCTCGGCGTCCTCGGGCAGCGCCTGGCGCAGCCGTTCGGCGATCTGGAGCAGCAGCCGGTCGCCCGCCAGGTGCCCCAGGGTGTCGTTGACCGCCCGGAAGCGGTCCAGGTCGATGAGGACCAGGGCGGCCCGGGTGCCGGAACGTTCGGCCTCGTCCAGGGCGGACCAGGCCCGCTCCAGCAGCCACTGCCGGTTGGGCAGCCCGGTCAGCGGGTCCCGCAGCTGTTCCTCGGCGCGGGCCCGGGCGATCCACAGGGTGGAGTCGAGCGCGATCAGGGGTACGGCGAACAGCGGCAGCAGGACCGGCCGGCTGATGGCGACGACGCAGATCAGGGGGGCGATGCCGAGCAGCGCCACGGCCACTAAGGCCTGCCGGAGCAGGGCGGTGCGGGCGACGGTGGGCAGCCCGTCCCCGCGCGGGGCCAGCGCGATCCAGAGCAGGAACCGAGTGGCGAGCAGGTAGGCGACGGCGACGAGGACGATCTCGGGGACCGCCTCCAGCCCCCAGGAGGTGGGGAGCCAGGGGGTCTCGACGGAGGGCACCTCGCCGAAGGCGGCGAGCACGAGGGCCCCGGCGCCGATGCCGAGGATGTCCACGGAGCCGTGTAGCAGCCCCTGCCGCCAGCGGTGCCGGCGCGCGGCCCCGACCAGGGAGACCACCGCCAGCGAGACCAGTCCGGCGGGGACCCATCCGTAGAGGATGAGGACGCCGAGGGTGAGGGCCGCGCCCGATCCGG
Protein-coding sequences here:
- a CDS encoding protein kinase domain-containing protein — protein: MTSQNLHIGPDAAADRYRLLRSIGRGGEAVLYLAEIELAGGSEPVVVKVLDSKTTITPDVFDRISQKWNEQAELLRFVHRPGVVGVREHFEGPPIHRPGESSTLSGRALVLVMNHVDGLDLRDWRAERTLATAAERREVMRTLEQLADVLDWLHSGKATPSGRQVVHGDLSPGNVMVDAYGQATLVDFGLSKLTADHQTAEVWFTPGYAAPKVFDGKRTPGTDRYAFGAIAYFLLSGESPPATPEQLARALTALPQIAVLDAEQRARITAIYSADPGKRPVNLAGWMKDIRRAVVSTTTATSQRAAQEAPPRPAAPPPPVVPPQPVTAPSVAAPPVYAPTARSVQPVQPEPATAPIPGPAPVPGPGPQPEPVQAQVPAGYGPTYNLTPAAAPVPEPTRPAKRRRTGLVLGSVAAVLVLASLAVVGVRLLGDKDKENSAGGEKPGGTSAPSASASASAPSARATESADPAPSEAAPGGSATAEASSSPGTPGSVKDSNVADLTVLSSVGAVRHFEVGSAKLNTKEYGAALLGSCYYGATIEYDVNRAWSALEFTVGVDDGSTMEQARVSISVDDKPALFSEAVHLGKPITKSLDIKGALRLRLKVEESCRNDGNAVIAAPVLKR
- the gatB gene encoding Asp-tRNA(Asn)/Glu-tRNA(Gln) amidotransferase subunit GatB, which translates into the protein MTTFTELLSYEDALASYDPVMGLEVHVELGTKTKMFCGCSTELGAEPNSQTCPTCLGLPGSLPVVNAIGVESAIKIGLALNCEIAEWCRFARKNYFYPDMPKNFQTSQYDEPIAFNGYLDVQLEDGEIFRVEIERAHMEEDTGKSLHVGGATGRIHGASHSLLDYNRAGIPLIEIVTKPIEGAGERAPEVAKAYVAELREVIKALGVSEARMDKGQMRCDVNLSLRPTPESEFGTRSETKNVNSLRSVERAARFEIQRHAAVLSSGGSIVQETRHFHEEDGSTTAGRIKDNAEDYRYFPEPDLVPVAPARDWVEELRGGLPEMPRVRRNRLREEWGVSEHDMQSILNAGAVDSIVATIEAGADSTAARKWWMGELARNANEQGVVVDELPITPVQVARVAALVADGSLNDKLARKVLEGVLAGEGTPDEVVEQRGLKVVSDEGALGAAVDEAIAGNAAIADKIRGGKIAAVGALVGAVMKTTRGQADAARVKELILERLGVSE
- the gatA gene encoding Asp-tRNA(Asn)/Glu-tRNA(Gln) amidotransferase subunit GatA, translated to MVDIIKLTAAETAEKIASGELTAVEVTEAHLARIDATDEKVNAFLHVDREGALAQARAVDAKREAGEKLGPLAGVPLALKDIFTTVGVPTTVGSKILEGWIPPYDATLTRKLKEADVVILGKTNMDEFAMGSSTENSAYGPTGNPWDLTRIPGGSGGGSAAALAAFQAPLAIGTDTGGSIRQPAAVTGTVGVKPTYGGVSRYGMVAFSSSLDQGGPCARTVLDAALLHEVIAGHDPLDSTSIDAPVPPVVEAARNGSVAGMRVGVVKQFAGEGYQAGVVQRFNESVELLKELGAEIVELDCPSFDLAMAAYYLIAPSECSSNLARFDAMRYGLRVGDDGTKSAEDVTAMTREAGFGDEVKRRIILGTYALSSGYYDAYYGSAQKVRTLITQDFEKSFEQVDVIVSPTTPTTAFPIGERTDDPLAMYLADLCTIPTNLAGNSAMSLPCGLAPEDGLPVGLQIIAPAMKDDRLYKVGAAVEAAFVARWGHPLLEEAPSL
- the gatC gene encoding Asp-tRNA(Asn)/Glu-tRNA(Gln) amidotransferase subunit GatC, whose protein sequence is MPGITREEVVHLARLARLELSSNELDHFAGQLGDIIGAVARVSEVADQDVPPTSHPLPLTNVMRADEVRPSLTPEQALSGAPAQEQQRFKVPQILGED
- a CDS encoding putative bifunctional diguanylate cyclase/phosphodiesterase, translating into MKPTESADPSPEFGGELPPMRAGRAGRPRVLGARTPETRPVPTGARGQERRGVLPFLVVGLAVSVLTIGIVSALSGRHALFPGGPVGWALALLTGIIVGHLVALGRDRWWGGTGSGAALTLGVLILYGWVPAGLVSLAVVSLVGAARRHRWRQGLLHGSVDILGIGAGALVLAAFGEVPSVETPWLPTSWGLEAVPEIVLVAVAYLLATRFLLWIALAPRGDGLPTVARTALLRQALVAVALLGIAPLICVVAISRPVLLPLFAVPLIALDSTLWIARARAEEQLRDPLTGLPNRQWLLERAWSALDEAERSGTRAALVLIDLDRFRAVNDTLGHLAGDRLLLQIAERLRQALPEDAEAARLGGDEFAVLLPFADSTTSAQRIARHLVADLSSPLDLDGLTLVLEASAGLAVFPDHALDAEGLLRRADVAMYQAKRDRTGVEVYESKRDSNTPDRLGLLGDLRRALDAGEVELHYQPKVRFDGQVAGLEALVRWVHPERGRVSPDEFIAIAETSGLMPHLTEYVLETALAQVARWRAQGLKVPVAVNVSPRDVHTPGFAGAVAARLARHGVPASGLQLEITEHVLLEDPQRAADTMAGLTGHGVKMSLDDFGTGYSSLVHLRRLPVSELKIDRSFVGRLAVDAQDAEIVRCTVDLAHSLGLLVVAEGVEDDETWERLRDLGCDAVQGWLVAAAMPPPEATAWLLARGERGWRRPADITAELAAAEADAV